One region of Desulfobacterales bacterium genomic DNA includes:
- a CDS encoding ribonuclease J, producing the protein MNHPHDHFKIIPLGGLGEIGLNMMAFECRDTIFVVDAGLMFPEDYMLGVDFVTPDMDYLKQNASKISAVVLTHAHEDHIGALPFLLKIKTVPIFGTPFTLGIVRHKLQEHELLGVVDLHEVKPRETLKIGPFEIEFIRVSHSVIDGVGLAIRTPLGVVIHTGDFKISHTALAGMATDVNRFAQYGEEGVLALLSDSTNVEKEGYTFSGDQIGDTLRQIIAGKTGRIIVALFASNIARIQKVVNIAKDRGSKIVFNGKSIEVSIGIAKELHYLDIPKGMEIGIDEIDNYPDDQLVIITTGSQGEPMSALARMAAGAHKQIKIKAEDTVILSSKFIPGNEKAIAGIINNLYKRGADVIYEKISGIHVSGHAFQEELKLMIKLTNPRYFIPIHGEYRHLVLHSRLARQVGIPEKNVILTENGQVILFDKHGAHLPERVTTGRIFIDGKGIGDVGRSVLKERKHLSEDGLVVVNMALDEETGIIVYGPELVSQGFVFETQTGHLLADAQCVILEIIEEIRPDAPNRINEIRARIKSSLRQYFYFTIKRRPVILPFIIEI; encoded by the coding sequence ATGAATCACCCTCATGACCATTTCAAAATAATTCCCCTGGGCGGACTCGGGGAAATCGGCCTCAACATGATGGCGTTTGAATGCCGGGACACCATCTTCGTTGTGGACGCGGGATTGATGTTCCCGGAAGACTATATGCTCGGTGTCGATTTTGTGACGCCGGACATGGATTATCTCAAGCAAAACGCTTCCAAGATCAGCGCCGTGGTTCTCACCCACGCCCATGAAGATCATATCGGCGCCCTGCCCTTTTTGCTCAAAATCAAAACGGTGCCGATATTCGGCACACCGTTTACGCTCGGCATCGTGCGTCATAAGCTGCAAGAGCACGAATTGCTTGGCGTGGTGGATCTTCACGAAGTAAAGCCGCGGGAAACATTAAAAATCGGGCCGTTCGAGATTGAGTTCATCCGGGTAAGCCACAGCGTAATCGATGGGGTGGGTCTTGCCATTCGAACCCCCCTCGGGGTTGTCATTCACACGGGGGACTTTAAGATTAGCCACACGGCACTGGCCGGTATGGCGACGGATGTTAACCGGTTTGCTCAATACGGGGAAGAAGGCGTGCTGGCCCTGCTCTCCGATTCCACCAATGTGGAAAAGGAAGGGTACACCTTCTCCGGCGACCAGATCGGGGATACGCTTCGGCAGATCATCGCCGGCAAAACCGGTCGCATTATTGTCGCCTTGTTTGCTTCCAACATCGCCCGAATTCAGAAGGTGGTCAATATCGCCAAGGATCGGGGGAGCAAAATCGTTTTTAACGGAAAAAGCATTGAGGTCAGCATCGGCATTGCCAAGGAGCTTCACTATCTTGATATTCCAAAAGGCATGGAAATCGGAATTGACGAGATCGACAACTATCCGGATGATCAACTGGTCATCATCACGACGGGAAGCCAGGGGGAACCCATGTCCGCGCTGGCCCGCATGGCCGCCGGCGCTCATAAACAGATTAAAATAAAAGCGGAAGACACGGTCATATTGAGCTCCAAATTTATTCCGGGCAACGAAAAGGCCATTGCCGGCATCATCAACAATCTGTATAAACGCGGCGCAGATGTTATCTATGAGAAAATTTCCGGCATTCACGTCTCGGGGCATGCGTTTCAGGAAGAGCTTAAGCTCATGATCAAGCTGACCAACCCCAGGTATTTCATTCCGATTCACGGCGAGTATCGGCACCTGGTTTTACACAGCCGCTTGGCCCGCCAGGTCGGCATTCCTGAAAAAAACGTGATTCTTACGGAAAACGGACAGGTCATTCTGTTCGACAAACACGGCGCACACTTGCCCGAGCGCGTCACAACGGGCCGAATCTTTATTGACGGCAAAGGGATCGGGGATGTGGGGCGAAGCGTCTTAAAGGAACGCAAACACCTGTCAGAGGATGGACTGGTGGTGGTCAATATGGCCCTTGATGAAGAAACCGGTATCATTGTCTATGGTCCGGAACTTGTTTCCCAAGGATTTGTTTTTGAAACCCAGACCGGGCATCTTTTGGCGGACGCGCAATGTGTCATCCTTGAAATAATCGAGGAAATAAGGCCTGATGCCCCGAATCGAATCAATGAAATCCGGGCAAGAATAAAATCTTCCCTGCGGCAA
- a CDS encoding DUF2914 domain-containing protein produces MKKKFFLAVLVFCGTLIGCPRGSFFLWAQDPSEPADSMRYALTSAVMCEGIQEEIPLNPTIVFSVGHGNAYCWSAFDQIAQKEIIYHFWYRKDRLVASIKLVLQPPRWATYSSIRLRDADKGPWRVDITDSDNHVLKTLRFSISD; encoded by the coding sequence GTGAAAAAAAAGTTTTTTCTTGCCGTCCTTGTTTTTTGTGGAACCCTGATCGGTTGCCCACGGGGATCATTTTTTTTATGGGCCCAAGATCCATCCGAACCCGCAGACTCGATGCGCTATGCACTGACGAGCGCCGTCATGTGTGAAGGAATTCAAGAGGAGATCCCTCTGAATCCGACCATTGTCTTTTCGGTCGGACATGGAAACGCTTATTGCTGGAGCGCATTTGATCAGATAGCCCAGAAAGAAATAATATATCATTTCTGGTATCGAAAAGATAGGCTGGTAGCGAGCATCAAGCTGGTTCTTCAGCCGCCTCGATGGGCCACTTACAGCAGCATTCGGCTTAGAGACGCGGACAAAGGCCCTTGGCGGGTTGATATCACGGATAGTGACAACCATGTTCTGAAAACCCTTAGATTCAGTATTTCGGATTAG
- a CDS encoding diadenylate cyclase, whose translation MSIDFFYTIHWQDVVDIALNSYILYRLYTLFRGTNTFRVLIGIACLWFIQRISSSMGFLVTSWALQGITAAAALIIIVVFRNEIRSVFQTQNWQALFWGSPKGAEHSDADQIADALFALAEKRIGAILVFPGKEDLSELIHGGIPWQGTVSTEMIVSIFWPGNPVHDGAAVIIGNQIKTVGSILPLTDRTDLPSHWGTRHRAAAGLTERSDALAVIVSEERGRVMMSKGTVISEIKTPREMKLTLQSHLNIQESPEKGIQSEKFRKAMVAVLSFVLVASAWVGLSRGRDTLISLDVPIHYQNLRTGIEIVETSANTVRLQLSGFSTLINAVRPDQIAIKIDLGAAEPGNNTFQINAPNVSLPPGIALTGLSPSRVEVLLDAVTTRTLPVQVDWTGKLRDGLSLTAVRLEPSVLAVKGRTQLLDELKTVYTEKVPLDTITKSGSLEAKPVLEDAVRLGEGQKGTIIVHYEVTQRN comes from the coding sequence ATGTCGATTGATTTTTTTTATACGATCCACTGGCAGGACGTGGTGGATATTGCGCTGAACAGTTATATTCTTTACCGATTATATACCTTGTTTCGTGGTACCAACACTTTCCGAGTCCTGATCGGAATCGCTTGCCTGTGGTTTATTCAACGCATTTCTTCGTCCATGGGCTTTTTGGTTACCAGCTGGGCGTTGCAGGGGATTACAGCGGCCGCAGCCCTGATCATTATCGTGGTTTTCCGTAATGAAATTAGGTCGGTATTTCAAACTCAAAACTGGCAGGCGCTTTTTTGGGGATCGCCAAAAGGGGCCGAGCACTCCGATGCCGATCAGATTGCCGATGCCCTGTTTGCGCTGGCGGAAAAGCGGATCGGTGCGATCCTCGTGTTCCCTGGAAAAGAAGACCTATCCGAGCTGATTCACGGCGGAATTCCCTGGCAGGGCACTGTCTCAACCGAAATGATCGTGAGTATCTTCTGGCCCGGAAACCCAGTTCACGATGGCGCGGCTGTCATTATCGGCAATCAGATCAAAACCGTCGGCAGCATATTGCCCCTTACCGATCGCACGGATTTGCCCTCTCACTGGGGAACCCGGCATCGCGCTGCCGCGGGGCTTACGGAGAGAAGCGATGCGCTGGCCGTGATTGTTTCTGAAGAAAGAGGGCGGGTGATGATGTCCAAAGGGACCGTCATCAGCGAAATCAAGACACCCCGCGAAATGAAACTGACGTTGCAGTCGCATTTGAACATTCAGGAGAGCCCGGAAAAAGGTATTCAAAGCGAAAAATTCAGAAAGGCGATGGTTGCGGTACTCTCATTTGTTCTGGTGGCGAGCGCCTGGGTCGGTTTAAGCCGGGGCCGTGACACCTTGATCAGCCTGGATGTTCCCATTCATTATCAGAATTTGCGCACCGGAATTGAAATTGTCGAGACTTCCGCCAATACGGTCCGGCTTCAATTGAGTGGATTCAGTACGTTGATCAATGCGGTTCGGCCGGACCAAATCGCCATCAAAATCGATCTGGGCGCTGCCGAGCCCGGAAACAATACCTTTCAGATAAATGCGCCCAATGTCTCATTGCCGCCCGGTATTGCGTTGACGGGATTAAGCCCTTCCCGTGTGGAGGTGCTTCTTGATGCCGTGACCACCCGAACCTTACCGGTGCAGGTGGATTGGACGGGGAAGCTGCGCGACGGGCTCTCGCTTACAGCGGTTCGGCTGGAGCCATCAGTGTTGGCGGTCAAAGGCCGCACACAATTGCTCGACGAATTGAAGACCGTTTATACTGAAAAAGTACCTTTGGATACCATAACGAAAAGCGGATCGCTGGAGGCCAAGCCGGTGCTCGAGGATGCCGTTCGTTTGGGGGAGGGACAGAAAGGGACCATTATTGTTCACTATGAGGTGACACAAAGAAACTAA
- a CDS encoding potassium channel protein: protein MDYSKLRVSLALFFLIISCGTIGYSFLEDMSVFDAFYMTLITVSTVGFSEIKPLSEAGRLLTIIVIITGISVGTYTLGQLVQMLIEGELGIILGRHKLKKNIAGLKNHWIICGFGRIGRIISSELSEDNIAFVIVEQNPEKNVDLEALGYLYFNMDATSEEALIKAGINSARGIVTAVHSDANNVYITLTAKGLRPDIFILARASDEKNETKLLRAGASRVVCPYMIGGKRMAEVLKRPTVVDFLDTALMNSKLGLVMEEAVIGTGSPIAGKTLVDSNIRRNFGVIIVAIKKPDNRMVFNPAPTEILEANDVIVAIGKKEDLHQMQHIVIT from the coding sequence ATGGATTATTCAAAGCTCAGAGTATCATTGGCGCTTTTCTTTCTTATCATTTCCTGCGGTACAATCGGATACTCCTTTCTGGAAGACATGAGCGTCTTTGATGCATTTTATATGACGCTCATTACCGTCAGTACAGTGGGCTTTTCAGAAATAAAACCCCTATCGGAAGCCGGGCGGCTCTTGACCATCATCGTCATTATCACCGGCATCAGCGTCGGCACCTACACCCTGGGTCAACTCGTTCAAATGCTGATTGAGGGGGAATTGGGCATTATATTGGGGAGGCACAAGTTGAAAAAAAACATTGCCGGACTAAAAAATCACTGGATCATTTGTGGATTCGGGCGAATCGGCCGAATCATCAGCAGCGAACTCTCCGAGGATAACATCGCGTTTGTGATTGTTGAACAAAATCCGGAAAAAAACGTGGACCTCGAGGCGCTCGGATACCTTTATTTCAACATGGACGCCACCTCCGAGGAAGCCCTGATAAAGGCGGGAATAAACAGCGCCAGGGGTATTGTCACCGCCGTCCATTCCGATGCCAACAATGTATATATTACGCTGACCGCCAAAGGGCTTCGGCCGGACATCTTCATTCTTGCCAGGGCCTCCGATGAAAAAAACGAAACCAAGCTGCTTCGCGCGGGTGCCAGCCGAGTGGTCTGCCCTTATATGATCGGCGGAAAGAGAATGGCGGAGGTCTTAAAGCGCCCCACCGTGGTGGATTTTCTGGATACGGCGTTAATGAACAGCAAGCTTGGCCTTGTCATGGAGGAAGCCGTGATCGGCACCGGGTCCCCGATCGCCGGAAAAACCCTGGTGGACAGCAATATCCGCCGTAATTTCGGCGTGATTATTGTTGCCATTAAAAAGCCGGACAACCGGATGGTTTTTAACCCGGCGCCGACTGAAATTCTGGAGGCCAATGATGTGATTGTGGCCATCGGAAAAAAAGAAGACCTTCATCAGATGCAGCATATCGTAATAACTTAG
- a CDS encoding 4Fe-4S binding protein has protein sequence MAFNPIVDQDKCQGCEECVDVCPVEVFEMVDDKSSPVNAEECLGCESCVEVCEPGAITIEET, from the coding sequence ATGGCTTTTAACCCGATTGTTGACCAAGACAAATGCCAAGGCTGCGAAGAGTGTGTCGATGTTTGCCCGGTGGAAGTGTTCGAGATGGTGGACGACAAGTCCAGCCCCGTCAATGCCGAAGAGTGCCTGGGATGTGAAAGCTGCGTCGAAGTATGTGAGCCCGGCGCTATTACGATCGAAGAGACCTGA
- a CDS encoding cysteine synthase — protein sequence MTMEGKTILDIIGNTPLVEIKQLSPNPKVRIFAKLEYLNPGGSIKDRAAYYMIKAGEESGELTPNKMVIEATSGNTGIGLAMVCAVKGYKLLLAMSETASEERRKILKARGAEILLTPGHLGTDGAIEEVYRMAREHPDQYFVTDQFNNEANYKAHYYGTAPEIWAQTEGTITMLVATMGTTGTLMGLSRRLKEYNPAIRIVGVEPYLGHKLQGLKNLKEAYCPGIFEKSRLDSKVNVEDEPAYEMARQLARKEGIFVGMSSGAAMVVAREQAAVMSEGIIVVIFPDGGERYLSTSLFAEKDKVDLILFDTLRREKAWFRPIQPEKVTLFTCGPTAHTRMHLGEYRRLVFADLLGRYFSYRGYEVSHVVHVTDLDDKTIQDAEKAGTSLEAFTRQQLEDYQRNLTLLTIHSNVKHPRTSENIEDMIHLAERLATKGYAYEKLRSLYFDISRFSGYGKLSGIDIYKIKLGATVDLDEYEKDNPRDFTLMKRITLSELKKGLFFKTQWGNARPSWHIQSTAIAMKYLGNNFDIYISSRELIFPHNENEIALSEALTGKPMANYWLHCEQVRVDGKKVGDTARMTLNGLTELGYSGREIRYWLLSSHYRKPILFSIKQLESTRRSLGRLDACIHSLESITAGQPYLELNQLLYDLKQGFVSAMDMDINISAAIASLFKVVKKINRLIAEGRIDPTDAEKILDCFQGINSVLQIFDFSRPRNDAHIQSLIQAREAARKEKNWNLADKLRDELAALNICVQDQKV from the coding sequence ATGACGATGGAAGGGAAAACCATTCTGGACATCATCGGCAACACGCCGTTGGTTGAAATCAAACAGTTGAGCCCGAACCCGAAGGTTCGTATCTTCGCAAAACTCGAATATCTGAACCCGGGCGGCTCCATTAAGGACAGGGCAGCGTATTACATGATAAAGGCCGGGGAAGAATCCGGCGAGCTGACGCCGAACAAGATGGTGATTGAAGCAACCAGCGGAAATACCGGCATCGGCCTGGCCATGGTCTGCGCGGTAAAAGGATACAAGCTTCTGCTGGCCATGAGCGAAACCGCCAGTGAAGAGCGACGCAAGATCCTTAAGGCCCGCGGCGCCGAAATTCTTCTTACCCCGGGGCATCTGGGAACGGACGGTGCCATTGAAGAAGTCTACCGCATGGCCAGAGAGCATCCGGATCAGTATTTTGTAACGGACCAGTTCAATAACGAAGCGAATTATAAAGCCCATTATTACGGCACGGCCCCCGAAATCTGGGCGCAAACCGAGGGAACAATCACAATGCTGGTGGCGACCATGGGGACGACCGGCACCCTCATGGGGTTATCCAGAAGGTTAAAGGAATACAACCCGGCCATTCGGATTGTGGGCGTAGAGCCTTATTTAGGGCATAAACTACAGGGCCTTAAAAACCTGAAAGAAGCCTATTGCCCCGGCATTTTTGAAAAAAGTCGTCTGGATAGCAAGGTGAACGTGGAGGACGAGCCCGCCTATGAAATGGCCAGGCAACTGGCTCGTAAAGAAGGCATTTTCGTTGGAATGAGCAGCGGCGCCGCCATGGTGGTCGCTCGTGAACAGGCCGCCGTCATGAGCGAAGGCATCATTGTCGTCATTTTTCCCGATGGCGGAGAGCGGTATTTAAGCACCTCCCTTTTTGCAGAAAAGGATAAGGTTGATCTGATCCTTTTTGACACGTTGCGGCGCGAAAAAGCTTGGTTTCGACCCATTCAGCCCGAAAAAGTCACCCTATTCACCTGCGGCCCCACCGCGCACACGCGAATGCACCTGGGGGAATACCGCCGGCTCGTTTTCGCGGATCTTCTGGGTCGTTACTTTTCCTACCGGGGATATGAGGTGTCGCATGTGGTCCATGTGACCGATTTAGATGACAAAACCATTCAGGATGCGGAGAAAGCCGGCACCAGCCTCGAAGCATTTACCCGTCAGCAATTGGAAGACTACCAGCGAAACCTTACCCTGCTGACCATTCATTCGAACGTTAAGCACCCCAGAACAAGTGAAAACATAGAGGATATGATTCACCTGGCCGAGCGGCTGGCAACGAAAGGATACGCTTACGAAAAACTTCGTTCTCTGTATTTTGATATCTCCCGGTTCTCCGGTTACGGCAAACTATCGGGCATTGATATCTACAAAATAAAGCTTGGCGCCACCGTGGACCTGGATGAATACGAAAAGGACAATCCCAGGGATTTTACCCTGATGAAGCGAATCACCCTATCCGAGTTAAAAAAAGGGCTTTTCTTTAAAACGCAATGGGGTAACGCCCGGCCGTCCTGGCACATTCAATCCACCGCTATCGCTATGAAATACCTTGGAAATAATTTCGACATCTACATCAGCAGCCGCGAGCTTATTTTTCCCCACAACGAAAACGAAATCGCCCTGTCCGAAGCGCTGACCGGTAAACCGATGGCCAATTACTGGCTTCACTGCGAACAGGTAAGAGTAGACGGGAAAAAAGTGGGAGATACTGCCCGCATGACCTTAAACGGCTTAACGGAGTTAGGTTACAGCGGCAGGGAAATTCGATACTGGCTTCTATCCAGCCATTATCGAAAGCCGATTCTTTTTTCGATCAAACAGCTTGAAAGCACCCGGCGATCTTTAGGCCGATTGGACGCTTGCATTCACTCACTTGAAAGCATAACGGCGGGCCAACCCTACCTCGAGTTGAACCAACTGCTCTATGACCTAAAGCAAGGGTTTGTCTCCGCCATGGATATGGATATCAACATTTCCGCGGCCATCGCTTCTCTCTTTAAGGTAGTTAAAAAGATCAACCGGCTGATAGCCGAGGGGCGTATCGACCCAACGGACGCCGAAAAAATACTGGATTGTTTTCAAGGAATCAACTCCGTTCTTCAGATTTTTGATTTCAGCCGGCCGCGGAATGATGCCCACATTCAAAGCCTGATTCAGGCCCGCGAAGCTGCCCGTAAGGAAAAAAACTGGAATTTGGCCGATAAACTCCGGGACGAACTGGCGGCCCTGAACATTTGTGTTCAAGACCAGAAAGTGTAA
- the tmk gene encoding dTMP kinase encodes MFITLEGIEGSGKTSQVNPIVTYLESIGLDCAITREPGGTQIGEKIRAILLDPASSGLDPMAELLLYMADRAQHIHETIIPWLRAGKTVVCDRFFDATAAYQGYARQQDIALIHRLHALLFSTLTPDITLLLDLPPAVGLARAWQQIHQGQRRDMETRFEKEAVAFHERVRAGYLALAKREPRRFHIIDAEQDQDQVTRQIIRTLSAAMRQTAKTA; translated from the coding sequence ATGTTCATCACTCTGGAAGGCATTGAGGGGTCCGGGAAAACCTCGCAGGTCAACCCAATCGTTACCTACCTTGAGTCCATCGGTCTGGATTGCGCCATCACGCGAGAGCCCGGCGGCACTCAGATCGGCGAAAAGATTCGGGCAATTCTACTAGATCCGGCAAGCAGCGGATTGGACCCCATGGCGGAACTGCTGTTGTATATGGCGGATCGGGCACAGCATATCCATGAAACCATTATACCGTGGTTAAGGGCCGGGAAAACCGTTGTTTGTGATCGTTTTTTTGATGCCACGGCCGCCTATCAAGGGTATGCCCGGCAGCAGGACATTGCCTTAATTCACCGGCTGCATGCGCTGCTCTTTTCTACGCTGACGCCCGACATCACCCTGCTCTTGGATCTGCCCCCGGCCGTCGGGTTGGCCCGCGCCTGGCAACAGATTCATCAGGGGCAACGCCGTGATATGGAAACACGATTTGAAAAGGAAGCCGTTGCATTTCATGAACGGGTGCGCGCCGGTTATTTGGCGCTCGCAAAGCGGGAACCTCGCCGGTTTCATATTATCGACGCCGAACAAGATCAGGACCAGGTCACACGACAAATCATTCGAACGCTATCGGCCGCCATGCGCCAAACGGCCAAAACAGCATAA
- the surE gene encoding 5'/3'-nucleotidase SurE yields MYSVPMKILLTNDDGIYAEGLWALQQELALRHSVSVVAPDRERTAVGHGITLHSPLRVHSVSMNGSGEGLAVNGTPADCVKLGVLELLATKPDIVISGINQGANVGININYSGTVSAAREAALYGLPAIAVSAEKSPRHHLAGIAVFITDLAEKTLEKGLPFGTILNVNFPGVPMDRISGVRVSSQSISLLGDYYEKRNDPRNRPYYWPGCDTQCGFVNPDSDGAALKDNYISITPIKCDMTDYGLMDDLKTWNIVLKSNQ; encoded by the coding sequence TTGTATTCAGTACCGATGAAAATACTACTGACAAACGATGACGGAATTTATGCCGAAGGGCTTTGGGCACTCCAACAGGAGTTGGCCTTGCGCCATTCGGTATCCGTTGTCGCACCGGATCGGGAACGGACCGCGGTAGGCCATGGCATCACCCTGCATTCACCGCTTCGGGTCCACTCGGTCAGCATGAACGGCAGCGGCGAAGGTCTTGCCGTAAACGGCACTCCCGCGGATTGCGTCAAGTTGGGCGTTCTGGAACTGCTGGCAACCAAGCCTGACATCGTTATTTCGGGAATCAATCAGGGGGCCAATGTGGGCATTAATATCAACTACTCCGGAACCGTGTCCGCGGCCAGGGAAGCCGCTTTGTACGGACTGCCGGCTATTGCAGTCTCCGCGGAAAAAAGCCCCCGGCATCACTTGGCCGGCATAGCCGTGTTTATTACGGATTTGGCCGAAAAAACGCTGGAAAAGGGACTCCCGTTCGGCACCATTTTAAATGTTAATTTCCCGGGCGTGCCCATGGACCGGATATCCGGCGTGCGCGTAAGCAGCCAGTCCATTTCGCTCCTTGGAGATTATTATGAAAAACGCAATGACCCGCGAAACCGTCCTTATTACTGGCCGGGGTGCGATACCCAATGTGGATTTGTCAATCCGGATTCGGACGGCGCCGCCTTGAAAGATAACTATATCAGCATTACCCCCATCAAATGCGATATGACGGATTACGGTCTTATGGATGATTTAAAGACATGGAATATTGTGCTGAAAAGCAACCAATGA
- the lptD gene encoding LPS assembly protein LptD: protein MRNTGRCHLRKGLKRTLKKKTCHHLADLCHKPSCIRGKQNPLSLSFQWLFFIFAACWLLSFGSLTNAADLEKYFEADPSSPWRINADNMTYDKNTDQTTASGNAIIQKQNVRLTADEVRYNRTSLKGEAQGNVTITSGADALTGERMEMDLSTGTGTLYDGTLFLKEKNYHVSGQKIQKTSENEYSAENVKITTCDGDVPAWSISGQTLDVTLDGYGVVHHAVFRVKDIPLLYTPFFMFPAKSKRQSGLLMPQFGSSDRKGAEYIQPFFWAIYENSDMTLYEHFMGERGNKLGLEYRYVLSEDSRGTLMADGFKDRKVDDGTGSTTADYGYLDGYGLRPNSDRYWFRAKHDQALPFDISAQLDLDILSDQDYLHEFKSGYAGFDDSDANFLKYFGRDLEDYNDPVRTNRLKLNRLWSSVSMNTEVRWLDDVVARRRNTEDETVQRLPEVSVAGARQTLFNMPLFVGFETEYAYFYREDGTRGHRTDVYPRFYLPYRFGNYLSAEPSVGLRETVWHLDKFDDFIGDTDRTMNRETYDFKLDFSSELHRVYPIDTDWADRMKHIMRFQVGYEYVPELSQSKYPEFDEIDRLENRDLIVYSWTHSFVTRSIIQRPEDAKGTGKDLPDYDYHQIARIKFEQSYDIFREDEDLPEPFSPITTEIEFSPWQSISLLADTAWSAYDHKFIAHNVACRLSDTRGDEFYIERRYRKDQLETIYMDVVMQATSWLWVYGNFERNLLDSRDIEKGAGVSFKAGCWSVNIGYAKEDEDEQLLFSISLYGLGEFGSGGRAIGKTPYYERWDRTD from the coding sequence ATGCGTAATACCGGCCGGTGCCACTTGAGAAAGGGGCTGAAAAGAACTTTGAAGAAAAAGACCTGCCATCATTTGGCCGATTTATGCCACAAGCCGTCTTGCATTCGGGGGAAACAAAACCCGCTCTCACTGTCTTTCCAATGGTTGTTTTTTATTTTCGCAGCTTGCTGGTTGCTATCGTTCGGCAGCCTGACGAATGCCGCTGATCTGGAAAAATATTTTGAGGCGGACCCCTCTTCTCCCTGGCGGATCAACGCGGACAACATGACCTATGATAAAAACACCGACCAGACCACTGCCAGCGGCAATGCGATTATTCAAAAGCAGAATGTGCGGCTTACCGCGGATGAAGTTCGCTATAACCGTACCAGCCTGAAAGGAGAGGCGCAGGGAAATGTGACGATTACCTCAGGGGCGGATGCGCTGACCGGTGAGCGAATGGAAATGGATTTATCGACCGGCACCGGAACGCTCTATGACGGCACGCTTTTTTTGAAAGAGAAAAATTATCATGTCTCGGGCCAAAAGATTCAAAAAACGAGTGAGAATGAATATTCCGCTGAAAACGTGAAAATTACCACCTGTGACGGTGATGTCCCCGCATGGTCCATCTCGGGGCAAACGCTTGATGTCACGCTGGATGGGTATGGTGTTGTTCACCATGCGGTATTTCGGGTGAAGGACATTCCCCTTCTTTACACGCCCTTTTTTATGTTTCCCGCTAAATCCAAACGTCAGTCCGGTCTGCTGATGCCTCAGTTCGGCAGTTCTGATCGAAAGGGGGCCGAGTATATTCAGCCGTTCTTTTGGGCGATTTACGAGAATTCCGACATGACCCTTTACGAGCATTTCATGGGCGAACGGGGAAATAAACTCGGATTGGAGTATCGTTATGTCTTGAGTGAAGATAGCCGCGGCACACTTATGGCGGATGGATTCAAGGACCGAAAGGTGGATGACGGAACTGGAAGCACCACCGCGGATTACGGGTATCTGGACGGTTACGGGCTTCGGCCCAATTCCGACCGTTACTGGTTCAGAGCAAAACATGATCAGGCGCTTCCCTTCGACATCTCGGCTCAATTGGATCTGGATATTCTCAGCGACCAGGACTACCTGCATGAATTTAAATCCGGATACGCCGGTTTTGATGACAGCGACGCTAATTTTTTAAAGTATTTCGGACGGGATCTGGAAGATTATAATGATCCGGTTAGGACCAACCGGCTGAAGCTGAACCGGCTTTGGTCCAGTGTCAGCATGAACACTGAGGTTCGCTGGCTTGATGATGTGGTTGCGCGCCGCCGGAACACGGAAGATGAAACGGTGCAGCGACTTCCCGAAGTATCGGTTGCCGGTGCCCGGCAGACCCTCTTCAACATGCCGCTATTCGTTGGATTTGAAACCGAATACGCCTATTTTTACCGGGAAGACGGAACCCGGGGCCATCGGACGGATGTTTATCCGCGGTTTTATCTGCCTTATCGTTTCGGCAACTATCTGAGTGCGGAGCCATCGGTCGGGCTGCGGGAAACCGTATGGCATCTGGATAAATTTGATGACTTTATAGGGGATACAGACCGGACCATGAACCGGGAGACCTATGATTTTAAACTCGATTTTTCATCGGAACTGCACCGGGTCTATCCTATCGACACCGACTGGGCCGATCGAATGAAGCATATCATGCGGTTTCAGGTCGGATATGAGTACGTGCCCGAGCTCAGCCAGAGCAAATACCCGGAATTTGATGAGATTGACCGTCTTGAAAACAGAGACCTCATTGTCTATTCATGGACGCACAGTTTCGTTACCCGATCGATCATTCAACGGCCCGAGGACGCCAAGGGAACCGGGAAAGATCTTCCGGATTACGATTATCACCAGATCGCGCGGATAAAATTTGAACAAAGCTATGATATTTTCAGAGAGGATGAGGATCTTCCGGAACCTTTTTCACCCATTACGACCGAGATAGAATTTAGCCCCTGGCAGAGCATCTCTTTGCTGGCGGATACGGCGTGGTCCGCCTATGACCATAAATTCATTGCTCATAATGTGGCCTGCCGGCTTTCCGATACCAGAGGAGATGAATTTTATATTGAACGCCGTTATAGGAAGGATCAGCTGGAAACGATTTACATGGATGTGGTCATGCAGGCCACTTCATGGCTGTGGGTGTACGGGAATTTCGAACGAAATTTGCTGGACAGTCGGGATATTGAGAAAGGTGCCGGCGTTTCATTTAAAGCCGGATGTTGGTCCGTTAACATCGGATACGCCAAGGAAGACGAAGACGAGCAGTTATTATTCTCCATATCACTTTATGGATTGGGGGAATTTGGCTCTGGCGGCCGCGCCATCGGGAAAACCCCTTATTACGAGCGCTGGGATAGGACCGATTAA